The genomic window GGTTTGACCTACGCCGAGGCCGGCGTGGATATCGCGGCCGCGAACCGGGCCGTTGAACTCATGCGCCAGGCGGTCCGCCGGACTTTCAGGCCTGGAGTCCTGACCGATATCGGGGGATTCGGCGGTCTTTTCGCGCTGGACACCGAGAAGTACCGGGAACCGGTGCTGGTTTCCGGAACCGACGGGGTGGGCACCAAACTGCGCGTGGCCTTTATGGCGGACCGCCACGATACGGTAGGCATCGACCTGGTGGCCATGTGCGTGAACGATATCCTGGTGCACGGGGCCGAACCGCTGTTTTTCCTGGACTACCTCGCCGTCGGCCGCCTGGAACCCGAAAAGGTGGCTGCGATTATCGAGGGCGTGTCGTGGGGCTGCCGCAAGGCCGGCTGCGCGCTTATCGGCGGGGAGACGGCCGAGATGCCCGGTTTCTACGCCCCGGACGAGTATGACCTGGCCGGCTTCGCGGTGGGCGTGGTCGAACGAAGCCGGGTGATCAGCGGGGCGGACATCCGTGCCGGAGACATCTTGATTGGCTGCGCCTCCGCCGGGCTGCACTCAAACGGTTACTCGCTGGCCCGGAGAGTGCTTTTTGACCTGGCGAATTACGAAATCGACAACTACCTCCCTTCCCTGGGCCGGACGGTGGGCGAAGAACTTTTAGTGCCCACCCGGATCTACGTGCGGCCCGTGCTGTCCGTCCTGAAGCGGTTCAAGGTGCGGGGCATGGCCCACATCACCGGGGGAGGGCTTTTGGAGAACATTCCGCGCATTCTGCCCCGGGGCGTGGCCGTCCGGCTGCGCCGGAGAGCTTGGCCGGTGCCGGGCATTTTCAACCTGATTCAGGAACTGGGCCGGGTTGAGGAATCCGAAATGTACCGGACGTTTAATATGGGAATTGGTTTCGTGCTGGTGGTGCCGCCCGCCGAGGCCGACCAGGTGATCGCGGCGTTGCGGGAACACCGGGAACCGGCCTTCCTGATCGGAGAGGTAGTACGGGGTCAAAACGAGGTGCAGTTGGGTTAGAATAACCGCCGGGTAAAAGCGTCCGGCCGGTGTTTTATCGGCCTGATTACCGCCCTCAACTTCTTGCCTTGCACCTCTCTAGAAGGGGTCACCGGCGATGAAACTCCGACGGCAGCGGCCGCAGCAGGGAGGAAGAGGAAATAGAAAACACCTCTCCAAGAGGGGGTTACCGGCGATGAAACGCTTCATACTGGTGCTGCCCGCGCACATGGATGTCAGCTTACACCTCTTTAGAGGGGGTTGCCGGCGATGAAACTGAGACTGGGAGTGTTGGCTTCGGGCCGGGGCACCAACCTGCAGGCGATGATCGACTCCACCAGAAGAGGCGATCTGGAGGCACAAGTCACCGTGGTGGTGGTCGACAAAGCCGGGGCGCAAGCCCGGGAACGGGCCCGCCAGGCCGGCATTTCCGAGTTCTTTGTCGATTACGGTGCTTTTCCGGATAGAGAGAGTGCGGAGCGCCGGATAATCTCCATTTTGGAGCGGTACGAAGTGGAATTGGTGTGCTTGGCCGGGTTCATGCGCATCCTGACCCCGGTCTTCCTGAACGCTTACAAAAACCGGATCATGAACATCCACCCTTCCCTGCTGCCGGCTTTTCCGGGGACTGAAGCCCAGCGGCAGGCCTTGGAGCATGGTGTGCGCTATACCGGCTGCACCGTGCACTTTGTGGATCAAGAAGTTGATGACGGCCCGATTATTATGCAGGCCGTGGTGCCCGTGCGCCACGACGATACGGTCGAGAGCTTGTCCGAACGGATTCTGGAGCAGGAACACCGTATTTACCTGGAAGCCGTTCAGTTGTACCTGGAGGGGCGCCTGGAGCTGGATGGCCGCCGGGTGCAGATCTATCCCAAGGAATTCGTGACGTTGCGGCGGGACCGCCGGTAATCATCAAGGAGGGTGGAAGCCAAATGGCGGCACAGCGGGCACTGATCAGTGTTTCCGACAAGCGGGGGTTGCTCGAGCTGGCTCGGGGCCTGAATGAACTGGGGATGGAGATCGTTTCCACCGGCGGTACCGCCCGGGTGCTCCGGGAGATGGGCTCCCGCGTGGTGGAAGTGTCCGAGGTCACCGGGTTTCCCGAGATCCTCGGGGGCCGGGTGAAAACGCTGCATCCCCGCATTCACGGGGGAATCCTGGCGCGGCGCACGCCCGAGCATTTGGGGCAGTTGGCCGAGTTCGGGATCGCTCCGCTGGACCTGGTGGTGGTCAACCTCTACCCGTTCAAGGAGACCATCGCCCGGCAGAACGTGACCCTGGAGGAAGCCGTCGAACAGATCGACATCGGCGGGCCGGCCATGCTCCGGGCGGCGGCCAAGAATCACCGGCACGTGCTGGTGGTCGTGAACCCGGACCGGTATCCGGAAGTGCTGGCCGCCCTCAAGGCGGGAACGGTCGACGACCGGATGCGCCTGACCCTGGCCCGGGAGGCCTTTGCCCACACCGCCCACTACGATGCCGTCATCGCCGCTTACCTGGGCGAGTTCGCCGATGAACAGGACCTCTTTCCGGCGGAGATCGCGCTGCCGTTTGAGCGAAAGGGGCTTTTGCGTTACGGTGAGAATCCCCATCAGGAGGCGGCGTTCTACCGCGACCCGCGCCGGCGGGGGGCATCGGTGACCTCCGCCGTGCAGCGGCAGGGCAAGGAGCTTTCGTACAACAACATCCTTGACCTGAATGCCGCCCTGGAGCTGGTCCGGGAATTCAGCCAACCGGCGGCGGTGATCGTTAAGCATAACAACCCTTGCGGAACGGCCTGCCGGCCGTCTCCGGCCGAGGCGTACCGCCGGGCCTTCGCGGCCGACGAGGTATCGGCCTTCGGCGGGATTGTCGCCTTTAACCGCCCGGTGGACGAGGAGACAGCGCACGAGGTGGTCAAGGTTTTCCTGGAGGCGGTCATCGCCCCGCAGTTCACGCCCGAGGCGCTGACGGTGCTGGGCGCCAAGAAGAACCTGCGTCTGCTCGAAACCGGGGACCTCACTCCGCTGACCCTGGATTGGATGGACGTCCGGAAGGTGAACGGGGGCCTTTTGGTGCAACAGGCCGACCGGCAGCTCTTTCCCTTCACCAACTTCCGGGTGGTGACCCGGCGTGCGCCGACGCCTGAAGAGCTGGCCGAGATGGGGTTTGCCTTTAAGATCGTCAAGCACGTCAAATCCAACGCCATCGTGGTGACCCGTGAGCAGACGCTTATCGGCGTGGGGGCCGGGCAGATGAACCGGGTCGGGGCGGCGCGGATCGCCCTGGAACAGGCCGGGGGCGAGGCTCTCGGCGCCGTGCTGGCGTCCGACGCCTTTTTCCCGTTTGCGGATACTGTGGTCGCGGCGGCCGAGGCGGGCATTACGGCCATCGTCCAGCCGGGCGGCTCGATGCGGGACCAGGAGTCGATCGAAGCCGCCGACGGCCGGAGGATCGCCATGGTATTCACCGGCGTCCGCCACTTCAAACACTAAAGGAGACTCGACGGTGAGGATTCTGGTGATCGGCGGGGGCGGGCGGGAGCACGCCCTGGTGTGGAAACTGAGCAAGAGTCCGCGGGTGGGGGAAATCATCGCCGCCCCGGGTAACCCGGGGATGGCGCGGCTGGCCGAGTGCGTTCCGGTGCCGGCCGGCGACATTCCGGGACTGCTGGCTCTCGCCCGCAAGCGGGGCGTCGACCTGACGTTTGTCGGTCCTGAAGCGCCGCTGGTGGACGGTCTGGCCGATATGTTTGAAGAGGCGGGCCTGAAGGTGTTCGGGCCCCGCCGCCAGGGGGCGGCGCTGGAGGGCAGCAAGGCCTTTGCCAAGGACCTGATGGCCGCCTACGGGATTCCCACGGCGGCCCACCGGACCTTTGAGGACCCGGCTTCCGCGCGCGCGTACGTCCACCGTCTGGACGGGCCGTGCGTGGTCAAAGCCGACGGCCTCGCCGCCGGCAAGGGTGTCATTGTGTGCGACCGGGTCGAGGAAGCGCTGGCTGCCGTGGAAGAGGTGATGGTGGCTCGGGCTTTCGGCGCGGCCGGAAACCGCGTGGTGGTGGAGGAACGGCTTTCCGGCGAGGAGGTCAGTGTCCTGGCGTTCACCGACGGGCAGACCATTCTTCCCATGCTGCCGGCTAAAGACCACAAGCCGGTGTTCGACAATGATCTCGGACCCAACACCGGCGGGATGGGCGCCTATGCCCCCGCACCGGTGTGCACGCCCGAAATCTGCGCCCGGGTGACCGAAGAAATCCTGGCGCCCACGGTACGCGCACTCCGGGAGACCGGTACGCCTTACCGGGGGGTGCTCTACGCCGGGCTGATGCTCACGCCCGAAGGACCGAAGGTGCTGGAGTACAATGTGCGTTTCGGCGACCCGGAGGCGCAGCCGCTGTTGGCCCTGCTGGAAACCGACCTGGTGGGTATCGCCGAGGCGGTGATTGAAGGCCGCCTGCACGAGGTCGACCTTTCGTGGCGTCCCGGCACGGCCGTTTGCGTCGTGCTCGCTTCCGGAGGGTACCCTGGAAATTACCGGAAGGGCCTGGTCATTGGGGGTCTGGAGGCCGCCGAACTCACCGGGACGCTGGTCTTCCACGCCGGTACGGCCGAGCGGGACGGGCGGCTGGTGACCGCCGGGGGCCGGGTGCTGGGAGTGACCGCCGTGGCCGGCGAGCTTCCGGAAGCCATCCGGCAAGCGTACGCGGCGGCGCGGCTGATCAGCTTTGAAGGAATGCATTTCCGGGAGGACATCGGCCGCAAAGCCCTCGGCAAAAACCGACGAGAGTAAAAAAGGGGGACAGTCCCCCTTTTTCAAACGAGGCGTTTCCCCGCTGTCTGCCTCAAGCCGGTGGAGACCGCCGCTTGGCTCCACCGGCTCATATTGGACCTCCTGCGGCAAGAACTCCGGCCACGACAATTTTCTCGCCTTTTTACGCCCGGGTATAGTAAAATGGTGCTATCGACGAGCCAAGGGGGCTTTTTGTGTTGCTCAAGACGGTGGCCGCGGGGGAAGCCGCCCTGAGAGGGTTTACCCGCGAATTCGTCGTGCCGGACGAGATTGCGCTCCGGGTGGACGAGATTATTCAAGCGGTCCGGGCGGAGGGTGACCAGGCCCTGTGTGCTTTTACGGCCCGGTTTGACGGTATCGAGCTTGAGCCCGCCGACCTGCGGGTGTCCAAGGACGAGGTGCGGTTGGCTTACCGCGAAGTGGACGACGGTTTTCTGGAAACCATCCGCCTGGCCCGGGACCGGATTCTGGCCTTTCACCGCCGGCAGCTGCCGTCTTCCTGGTTCGATGCCGGAGAGGGCGCCTGGCTCGGCCAGTTGGTGCGGCCCCTGGACCGGGTCGGCATCTATGTTCCCGGCGGCACGGCTTCCTACCCGTCATCCGTGCTGATGAACGCCATCCCGGCCGTAGTGGCCGGGGTGAAGGAGATCGCGATGGCGACCCCCCCGGCGCGGGGCGGCGGGATGCACCCGTACACCCTGGTGGCGGCCGCGGAAGCCGGAGTGGGGGAGATATACAAGGTGGGCGGCGCCCACGCGGTGGCCGCCCTGGCCTACGGGACGGCGAGCGTCCGCCGGGTGGACAAGATCACGGGTCCCGGCAACATCTATGTGACCGTGGCCAAGCAGCAGGTGTTCGGCCGGGTGGACATCGACATGCTCGCCGGCCCTTCGGAGGTGCTGATCATCGCCGACGCCGGGGCCGACCCGGTTTACGCGGCCGCCGACCTGCTGGCCCAGGCCGAGCACGACGTGCTGGCGCGCGCCGTGCTGCTCACTCCGAGTTGGGAGTTGGCCGGCAAGGTGCGCGACGAAGTGGTCCGCCTCCTGGACGGGCTGGAGCGGCGGGAGCTTCTGACGAAAGCCCTCGGCGACGGCGGCCTGATCGTGGTGACCCGCGACCTGGACGAGGCCTTCGGGCTGGCCAATTGCTTCGCGCCGGAACACCTGGAATTGATGGTGGCCGATCCGGAACAGTGGTTGGACCGGGTGAGGAACGCCGGCGCGGTGTTTTTGGGTCCCTACTCCCCGGTGGCGGTGGGGGATTACGTCGCCGGGCCGAACCACGTGCTGCCCACCGGGGGCACGGCGCGGTTCTTCTCCGGCCTCGGGGTGGATACTTTTTTGAAGCGGATCAACGTGATCCACTGTTCACGCCGCAGCCTGGAACACCTCGGCCCGAAGGCCGTCGAACTGGCCGGGGCGGAGGGACTGCCGGCCCACGCCCTGGCGGTCCGGGTCAGGCTTGGGGAACGGGGGAAATGAAATGGGTGGTCGGTGGTCGGTGAACGGGGAACGGGGGAATGAAGGCCATGCGTCCCATGGATGAACTGGTGCGCTCGGAACTGTTGGCTCTTAAGCCCTACCACGTTCCGGTGTATCCCGGAATGGTCAAGCTCGACGCCAACGAAAATAATTATGACTTTCCCGAGGAGGTCCTTGAAGAGATCCTGGGCAGCGTCGGGGGGCAAACCTTCGGGCGCTATCCGGACCCTTCGGCGCAGCAACTGCGGGAGCACCTGGCCCGGTACACGGGAGTGGACCGGAACCGGATCACGGTCGGCAACGGGTCGGACGAACTCATCCTCGACCTGATGCTGGCTTTCGCCGCCGGGGGCAAGGTGGTGATCTCCACGCCGACTTTCGCGATGTACGGGATTCACGCGGTTATCGCGGGAGCCGAGCCGGTGTTCCTGCCGCGCAAGGCTGATTTCGGCGTGGACCCGGACGCGGTTGCCGAAGCGGCCGCCCGGCCCGGAGTTAAAATGGTGGTGCTGTGTTCTCCGAACAACCCGACCGGCAACACGATTCCCCTGGAGGCGACGGAGAGAATTTTGGCCAACACCGGGACGGTGGTGGTGCTGGACGAGGCCTACTACGAGTTCTGCGGCGAAACGGCGGTGTCCCTGTTG from Bacillota bacterium includes these protein-coding regions:
- the purH gene encoding bifunctional phosphoribosylaminoimidazolecarboxamide formyltransferase/IMP cyclohydrolase, with the translated sequence MAAQRALISVSDKRGLLELARGLNELGMEIVSTGGTARVLREMGSRVVEVSEVTGFPEILGGRVKTLHPRIHGGILARRTPEHLGQLAEFGIAPLDLVVVNLYPFKETIARQNVTLEEAVEQIDIGGPAMLRAAAKNHRHVLVVVNPDRYPEVLAALKAGTVDDRMRLTLAREAFAHTAHYDAVIAAYLGEFADEQDLFPAEIALPFERKGLLRYGENPHQEAAFYRDPRRRGASVTSAVQRQGKELSYNNILDLNAALELVREFSQPAAVIVKHNNPCGTACRPSPAEAYRRAFAADEVSAFGGIVAFNRPVDEETAHEVVKVFLEAVIAPQFTPEALTVLGAKKNLRLLETGDLTPLTLDWMDVRKVNGGLLVQQADRQLFPFTNFRVVTRRAPTPEELAEMGFAFKIVKHVKSNAIVVTREQTLIGVGAGQMNRVGAARIALEQAGGEALGAVLASDAFFPFADTVVAAAEAGITAIVQPGGSMRDQESIEAADGRRIAMVFTGVRHFKH
- the purM gene encoding phosphoribosylformylglycinamidine cyclo-ligase; this translates as MKKNEKGLTYAEAGVDIAAANRAVELMRQAVRRTFRPGVLTDIGGFGGLFALDTEKYREPVLVSGTDGVGTKLRVAFMADRHDTVGIDLVAMCVNDILVHGAEPLFFLDYLAVGRLEPEKVAAIIEGVSWGCRKAGCALIGGETAEMPGFYAPDEYDLAGFAVGVVERSRVISGADIRAGDILIGCASAGLHSNGYSLARRVLFDLANYEIDNYLPSLGRTVGEELLVPTRIYVRPVLSVLKRFKVRGMAHITGGGLLENIPRILPRGVAVRLRRRAWPVPGIFNLIQELGRVEESEMYRTFNMGIGFVLVVPPAEADQVIAALREHREPAFLIGEVVRGQNEVQLG
- the hisC gene encoding histidinol-phosphate transaminase — translated: MKAMRPMDELVRSELLALKPYHVPVYPGMVKLDANENNYDFPEEVLEEILGSVGGQTFGRYPDPSAQQLREHLARYTGVDRNRITVGNGSDELILDLMLAFAAGGKVVISTPTFAMYGIHAVIAGAEPVFLPRKADFGVDPDAVAEAAARPGVKMVVLCSPNNPTGNTIPLEATERILANTGTVVVLDEAYYEFCGETAVSLLAKYPQLVLLRTFSKAFGLAGLRLGYMLAGPEVTGMIQRIKQPFNVNAFTQQAAIRVLERQPLFERRVRRICVSRDELFAAMSHLPGLTVYPSRANFLLFRTGIRAQAVFGGLLQRGVLVRLLDGPDLPGCLRVSVGRPEENLLFCNQLADVLKTG
- the hisD gene encoding histidinol dehydrogenase; translation: MRGFTREFVVPDEIALRVDEIIQAVRAEGDQALCAFTARFDGIELEPADLRVSKDEVRLAYREVDDGFLETIRLARDRILAFHRRQLPSSWFDAGEGAWLGQLVRPLDRVGIYVPGGTASYPSSVLMNAIPAVVAGVKEIAMATPPARGGGMHPYTLVAAAEAGVGEIYKVGGAHAVAALAYGTASVRRVDKITGPGNIYVTVAKQQVFGRVDIDMLAGPSEVLIIADAGADPVYAAADLLAQAEHDVLARAVLLTPSWELAGKVRDEVVRLLDGLERRELLTKALGDGGLIVVTRDLDEAFGLANCFAPEHLELMVADPEQWLDRVRNAGAVFLGPYSPVAVGDYVAGPNHVLPTGGTARFFSGLGVDTFLKRINVIHCSRRSLEHLGPKAVELAGAEGLPAHALAVRVRLGERGK
- the purN gene encoding phosphoribosylglycinamide formyltransferase, producing the protein MKLRLGVLASGRGTNLQAMIDSTRRGDLEAQVTVVVVDKAGAQARERARQAGISEFFVDYGAFPDRESAERRIISILERYEVELVCLAGFMRILTPVFLNAYKNRIMNIHPSLLPAFPGTEAQRQALEHGVRYTGCTVHFVDQEVDDGPIIMQAVVPVRHDDTVESLSERILEQEHRIYLEAVQLYLEGRLELDGRRVQIYPKEFVTLRRDRR
- the purD gene encoding phosphoribosylamine--glycine ligase → MRILVIGGGGREHALVWKLSKSPRVGEIIAAPGNPGMARLAECVPVPAGDIPGLLALARKRGVDLTFVGPEAPLVDGLADMFEEAGLKVFGPRRQGAALEGSKAFAKDLMAAYGIPTAAHRTFEDPASARAYVHRLDGPCVVKADGLAAGKGVIVCDRVEEALAAVEEVMVARAFGAAGNRVVVEERLSGEEVSVLAFTDGQTILPMLPAKDHKPVFDNDLGPNTGGMGAYAPAPVCTPEICARVTEEILAPTVRALRETGTPYRGVLYAGLMLTPEGPKVLEYNVRFGDPEAQPLLALLETDLVGIAEAVIEGRLHEVDLSWRPGTAVCVVLASGGYPGNYRKGLVIGGLEAAELTGTLVFHAGTAERDGRLVTAGGRVLGVTAVAGELPEAIRQAYAAARLISFEGMHFREDIGRKALGKNRRE